One window of the Halobacillus litoralis genome contains the following:
- a CDS encoding flavoprotein, translated as MTFEVFFKKFKEKARRQDLDFLKETISKELKAREIRSGEIVDYHYDDSIEGWRQAFDYFADKDMDWIYTDNTIIPLNQNEWLASFWVSIRLDGELLETSNLFFNTFQNQDGKWQLVRTYIEAGVKNPDSAKVCS; from the coding sequence ATGACATTTGAAGTGTTCTTTAAAAAATTCAAAGAAAAAGCACGTCGGCAGGATTTGGACTTCTTAAAGGAGACAATCTCTAAAGAATTGAAAGCTAGGGAAATCCGTAGTGGTGAAATTGTTGATTACCATTATGATGATTCCATTGAGGGGTGGCGCCAGGCTTTTGATTATTTTGCCGACAAGGACATGGATTGGATCTATACCGATAACACGATCATCCCATTGAATCAAAATGAATGGCTTGCCTCATTCTGGGTATCGATAAGACTCGATGGGGAACTTTTGGAAACGTCCAACCTGTTCTTCAATACCTTTCAAAATCAAGATGGGAAATGGCAGCTCGTACGCACTTATATTGAGGCTGGTGTCAAAAACCCTGATTCAGCAAAAGTCTGCTCATAA
- a CDS encoding cytochrome d ubiquinol oxidase subunit II, with product MEASTLAITILWSLLFVYAILGSLDFGAGFWGMIYGKNNETGASQIANRFLSPTWEVTNVFLVIFVVSVVMFFPFATTLLGSILLVPVALVLLLLTVRTTFMVFQHHADKYKDTLRITSGCTGLIIPALLVSILPITLGGFVSFENEYPRLQYVELLTHPTLYMHIAFGLSTELFISAVFLMDYAKEADDWSASHTFRKHAIWLGPVSIAVAMLTIGTFPSEASWVVENIQENWLLFGFSLLFFLVGYAFLFIKKKDGQRGQSRMAVIFIILQYAVAIYAYGSAHLPYLIYPDLTVEDGFTSPDIFYQMLIVYGAGFGILIPAFILFWRLFLKDRRYLKQE from the coding sequence ATGGAAGCATCTACTTTAGCCATCACCATATTATGGAGTTTACTTTTCGTTTACGCGATCCTGGGCTCCCTGGATTTCGGGGCAGGGTTTTGGGGAATGATTTATGGCAAAAACAACGAGACAGGTGCTTCGCAAATCGCTAACCGATTTCTCTCCCCGACATGGGAAGTGACGAACGTTTTCCTTGTTATTTTCGTGGTATCCGTAGTCATGTTTTTCCCCTTTGCAACCACGTTGTTAGGGAGCATCCTCTTAGTGCCGGTCGCCCTTGTCCTGCTTTTACTGACGGTTCGGACAACATTCATGGTCTTCCAGCACCATGCTGATAAATATAAAGATACATTGAGGATCACTTCAGGATGCACTGGTTTGATCATCCCCGCCTTACTCGTCAGTATTTTACCTATTACCCTCGGCGGTTTTGTCAGCTTTGAAAACGAGTACCCGCGCTTACAATACGTGGAGCTCCTCACACATCCCACCCTGTATATGCACATCGCGTTCGGACTCTCAACAGAGCTGTTCATTTCAGCCGTTTTTTTGATGGATTATGCAAAAGAAGCAGATGATTGGAGCGCATCTCACACGTTTCGAAAACATGCCATTTGGCTGGGGCCAGTGAGTATAGCCGTGGCAATGTTGACAATTGGAACATTCCCTTCAGAAGCCTCATGGGTTGTTGAAAACATCCAAGAAAATTGGCTGTTGTTCGGTTTCTCGCTTTTGTTCTTTTTGGTCGGCTACGCTTTTCTGTTTATCAAAAAAAAGGACGGGCAGCGAGGACAGTCGCGGATGGCAGTCATCTTCATCATTCTTCAATATGCTGTCGCTATCTATGCTTACGGATCGGCTCACCTTCCATATTTAATCTATCCTGATTTGACGGTGGAAGACGGATTTACAAGCCCGGATATTTTCTATCAAATGTTGATCGTCTATGGAGCAGGATTTGGAATTTTGATTCCTGCATTCATCCTTTTCTGGCGACTCTTCCTGAAAGACCGCCGTTACTTGAAACAAGAATGA
- the glsA gene encoding glutaminase A, protein MQELTNDYLEEAIEDSRPYAANGDVNMNIPEYDETIKDHLGVSIITTNGECYAAGDTTQYVPMQSTSKIIGLMVALQDFGKDRVFQTVGMEPMGDFFNSISQLESYDTSKPFNPMINAGAIAVAALIKGKDVETRFERYMNFLRKITNHDQLEISEEVYKSEKANGARNRSLAYFMQSTGTLVTNVEEALDLYYRMNSVMMRCEDFARVGLFLAKGDYNPESDERLIPAHHLRTVKAIIMSSGMYNSSGHYAVEAGFPCKSGVSGSIIGTIPGNMGVGIVGPAIDEKGNSTAGGALIKKLSQDLELNMFGLENTDGR, encoded by the coding sequence ATGCAGGAATTGACTAATGATTACCTGGAAGAAGCCATTGAAGACAGCAGGCCCTATGCCGCTAACGGGGACGTCAACATGAATATCCCCGAATACGATGAAACCATAAAAGATCATCTAGGCGTCTCTATCATTACGACAAATGGTGAATGCTATGCTGCTGGGGATACAACACAGTATGTCCCGATGCAGAGCACTTCGAAAATCATCGGGTTGATGGTCGCCTTGCAAGACTTTGGAAAAGACCGGGTGTTTCAAACAGTTGGAATGGAGCCGATGGGCGACTTTTTCAACTCCATCAGCCAACTCGAATCCTACGATACGAGCAAACCATTCAATCCGATGATCAATGCGGGAGCAATTGCAGTCGCGGCGCTCATCAAAGGAAAAGACGTTGAGACACGATTTGAGCGATATATGAACTTTCTTCGGAAAATCACGAATCACGATCAGTTGGAAATAAGTGAAGAAGTTTATAAATCGGAAAAAGCAAATGGTGCGCGAAACCGTTCCCTTGCCTATTTCATGCAAAGTACCGGAACGTTAGTTACTAATGTAGAAGAAGCTCTCGACCTTTACTACCGGATGAATTCCGTCATGATGCGCTGTGAGGATTTCGCCCGTGTCGGCCTATTCCTCGCTAAGGGGGATTACAATCCGGAAAGTGATGAACGGTTAATTCCCGCACACCATCTGCGTACAGTCAAAGCGATCATAATGTCTTCTGGCATGTACAACTCTTCCGGTCATTATGCGGTCGAAGCGGGTTTCCCTTGTAAAAGCGGGGTTTCTGGAAGCATCATCGGTACAATCCCAGGAAATATGGGTGTCGGCATCGTAGGACCGGCTATTGATGAAAAAGGCAATAGCACAGCAGGCGGTGCTTTGATCAAAAAACTTTCACAGGACTTGGAACTGAATATGTTCGGTCTTGAGAACACGGATGGAAGGTGA
- the metC gene encoding cystathionine beta-lyase — protein sequence MTDHSLQTRLLHSDYKFDPHTGAVSVPIQQASTFHQQDFDNPGTYDYSRSGNPTRKALEDTIAGLENGTEGFAFASGMAAISTSFMLLSQGDHVVISEDVYGGTFRMINDVLQRFGIDHTFVDMTDLHAVATSIQPNTKLVYIETPSNPTLKITDIRAVSKLAKANDCWTFVDNTFMTPALQRPLELGADLVLHSATKFIAGHSDVVAGLAATHQPDLAERLSFLQNSFGSILGAHDCWLVLRGLKTLHCRLAQSSASAAKIAEELTKHPLIEEVFYPGFSSHPGNSIHSYQSEGAGAILSFRLRDEDAVRQFTNAVELPVYAVSLGAVESILSYPARMSHASMPKEEREKRGITDGLLRLSVGLEKPEDLIEDFQQALKQIQPYSFLTNRRVNHELT from the coding sequence ATGACCGATCATTCTTTGCAAACACGTTTGTTACACAGTGACTACAAGTTCGACCCCCACACAGGAGCCGTGAGTGTTCCGATTCAGCAAGCATCCACGTTCCACCAACAGGATTTTGATAATCCGGGGACTTATGATTACAGCCGGTCTGGCAATCCGACACGAAAAGCTTTGGAAGATACGATTGCCGGGCTTGAAAATGGCACCGAAGGGTTCGCTTTCGCTTCAGGAATGGCTGCCATTTCAACTTCTTTCATGCTGCTATCTCAAGGTGATCATGTGGTGATTTCAGAAGATGTGTATGGCGGGACATTCCGCATGATCAATGACGTCCTTCAAAGGTTTGGAATCGATCACACATTTGTAGATATGACCGACCTGCATGCTGTAGCGACTTCCATACAGCCGAATACAAAACTTGTCTACATTGAGACCCCATCCAATCCGACATTGAAAATCACAGATATCAGAGCTGTCTCTAAGCTGGCCAAAGCCAACGATTGTTGGACTTTTGTCGACAACACTTTCATGACGCCAGCTCTGCAGCGTCCTTTGGAACTGGGGGCAGATCTTGTCCTTCACAGTGCAACAAAGTTCATCGCCGGTCACAGCGATGTCGTCGCAGGTTTGGCTGCCACTCATCAACCCGACCTCGCTGAACGACTATCCTTTTTACAAAATTCATTCGGTTCGATTCTTGGTGCACACGATTGTTGGCTCGTGTTACGCGGATTGAAGACATTGCATTGCCGTCTTGCCCAATCCTCCGCCTCTGCAGCGAAAATCGCCGAAGAACTTACCAAACACCCATTGATTGAGGAAGTTTTTTATCCTGGCTTTTCATCACATCCAGGAAACTCGATTCATTCTTATCAATCCGAGGGTGCAGGAGCGATCCTCTCCTTCCGTTTACGGGATGAAGATGCTGTTAGACAGTTCACTAATGCGGTAGAACTTCCTGTTTATGCTGTAAGCTTAGGTGCCGTTGAATCGATTCTCTCTTACCCAGCCCGTATGTCTCATGCTTCTATGCCTAAAGAGGAAAGAGAAAAACGGGGCATTACAGATGGATTACTCCGTTTATCAGTTGGACTGGAAAAACCTGAAGACCTCATCGAAGATTTTCAGCAGGCATTGAAGCAAATCCAGCCTTACTCTTTTTTGACGAACAGGAGGGTGAATCATGAACTTACGTGA
- a CDS encoding methionine biosynthesis PLP-dependent protein: MCPHTDTKFVQTGNQREEPTGAINPPVYFSTPYRHPGLGESTGFDYTRTGNPTRKILESSIADIENGEAGFAFSSGMAAIQTALSLFKQGDEILVSEDLYGGTFRLFEHVHERYGIVFHYCDSNQLQNLKNYINSRTKAVYIETPTNPLMHTADIQEISSFAKAHDLLLLVDNTLYTPILQKPIEEGADVVIHSATKYLAGHNDVLAGLLVSKGQEVNEKLAFHQNTSGAVLSPFDSWLVMRGMKTLPLRMRQHESNAKAVVQHLEKHPAITDIFYPGKGGMVSFRLKSEAWIDPFLRNLNLISFAESLGGVESFITYPASQTHADIPEEIRVSYGVCNRLLRFSVGIEHIDDLLHDLDQTLSQLPKEELAQ; encoded by the coding sequence ATGTGTCCACATACTGATACGAAATTCGTCCAAACTGGCAATCAACGAGAGGAACCGACGGGGGCGATCAACCCGCCCGTCTATTTTTCCACTCCTTACCGTCACCCAGGGCTTGGTGAATCCACAGGGTTTGACTACACCAGAACAGGTAACCCGACAAGGAAAATACTAGAATCATCTATCGCCGATATTGAAAACGGAGAAGCGGGGTTCGCTTTCAGCTCTGGAATGGCCGCGATACAGACAGCTCTCTCCCTTTTCAAACAAGGCGATGAAATCCTTGTTTCTGAAGATTTATATGGAGGTACCTTCCGTCTTTTTGAACACGTACATGAGCGTTATGGAATTGTCTTTCACTACTGTGACAGCAATCAATTACAAAATCTCAAAAACTATATAAATAGTAGAACCAAGGCTGTTTATATTGAAACACCTACAAACCCATTGATGCACACAGCTGATATCCAGGAAATCTCATCATTTGCAAAAGCGCATGACTTACTCCTTCTTGTAGACAACACCCTCTACACTCCAATATTGCAAAAGCCTATTGAAGAAGGAGCGGATGTGGTGATCCATAGCGCTACAAAATATTTAGCCGGCCATAATGACGTACTGGCAGGATTACTGGTCAGTAAAGGCCAGGAAGTGAACGAAAAACTCGCTTTCCATCAAAATACGTCCGGGGCCGTCCTCTCCCCTTTCGATTCTTGGCTGGTAATGAGGGGGATGAAGACACTCCCGCTGAGGATGAGACAACATGAAAGCAATGCAAAAGCTGTCGTCCAGCACCTTGAAAAGCACCCTGCCATTACAGATATCTTTTATCCAGGTAAAGGTGGAATGGTTTCTTTCAGGCTTAAATCTGAAGCCTGGATCGACCCTTTTTTACGAAACTTAAACCTTATCAGCTTTGCAGAAAGTTTAGGAGGCGTGGAAAGTTTCATCACTTACCCGGCTTCTCAAACCCACGCGGATATTCCTGAAGAAATCCGGGTCAGTTACGGAGTATGCAACCGGCTGTTACGTTTTTCTGTAGGAATTGAGCATATCGATGACTTATTGCACGACCTCGATCAGACACTGAGTCAATTACCTAAGGAGGAGTTAGCCCAATGA
- a CDS encoding class I SAM-dependent methyltransferase, with protein sequence MSEDIKRVVKEAFSKSKESYVQSSTHKSQSDLDLITEWLEPENKWQALDIATGGGHVAKTLSRSVGTVFATDLTKDMLQNTARHLKEQHNIYYIVADAEELPFLDESFDVITCRIAPHHFPSPSKFIEETHRVLKPDGRFLMIDNVAPEDEQLDNFYNTFEKKRDPSHVRALKISEWQNYLEKHNLTINKQLSRKKRLPFREWVTRILSATEEHQAVEILMRQAPNTFKTYFSITEKEDCIESFSIDEWMVLAQKDS encoded by the coding sequence ATGTCAGAAGATATAAAGCGTGTCGTGAAAGAAGCTTTTTCTAAAAGCAAGGAATCTTATGTACAAAGCTCAACACATAAGAGTCAATCAGACCTCGACTTGATCACTGAATGGCTTGAACCAGAAAACAAATGGCAAGCTCTTGATATCGCAACTGGCGGCGGGCATGTAGCCAAAACTCTAAGTCGATCTGTCGGGACTGTATTTGCCACAGATCTCACTAAAGACATGCTGCAAAACACCGCCCGTCACCTGAAAGAGCAGCATAACATCTATTATATCGTCGCAGATGCGGAAGAGTTGCCGTTCCTTGATGAAAGTTTTGATGTAATTACATGTCGGATTGCTCCACACCACTTCCCTTCTCCCTCCAAATTCATAGAAGAAACGCATCGTGTTCTTAAACCAGATGGACGGTTTTTGATGATTGATAATGTAGCACCAGAAGACGAACAACTCGATAATTTTTACAATACGTTTGAGAAAAAACGTGACCCCAGTCATGTGAGAGCTTTGAAAATTTCAGAATGGCAAAATTATTTAGAGAAACATAACCTTACGATAAATAAACAACTTTCTAGAAAAAAACGGCTCCCTTTCAGAGAATGGGTGACGCGGATCCTTTCTGCCACAGAGGAGCATCAGGCAGTGGAAATCCTTATGCGCCAAGCACCAAATACGTTCAAGACATACTTCTCTATAACCGAAAAGGAAGACTGTATTGAAAGTTTCTCGATTGATGAATGGATGGTCCTCGCCCAAAAAGATTCCTGA
- the ileS gene encoding isoleucine--tRNA ligase, translating to MRSVNTKEAALDRENRVKDYWNSEDVFKRSMDEREGKETFVFYEGPPTANGLPHAGHVLGRVIKDFVGRYKTMQGYQVLRKGGWDTHGLPVELEVEKQLGISGKQQIEEYGVEKFIEKCKESVFNYEKEWREFTESIGYWLDMDDPYVTLQNRYIESVWYILSDLHKRDLLSKGHRVTPYCPSCQTTLSSHEVAQGYEDVKDLSATAKFKVKGTENEFFLGWTTTPWTLPANVTLAVHADLDYIKAKKDGEVFIVAEALAEKNLGEEYEVISKHKGSEFKDVEYVAPFPFVKPERGHFVVEADFVNADSGTGVVHIAPAYGEDDYNLVKEYNLSFFNVVDGQGRYTEDIPPFEGRFVKDCDVDIVKYLANEGLLFHKEKYEHSYPHCWRCDSPLLYYAIESWFIKTTQLKDQFLENNQQVDWHPSHIKDGRFGNFLENMVDWNIGRNRFWGTPLPIWICNSCDHQYAPHSQADLQEKAIGDVGDVELHKPYVDRVQLQCEKCEGTMDRVPEVIDVWFDSGSMPFAQQHYPFENKDQFEKQFPADVICEGIDQTRGWFYSLLAVSTLFTGKAPYKRVLSTGHILDEEGRKMSKSKGNALNPTDLVSKFGADAFRWALLADSAPWNNKRFSERVVVEAKSKVIDTLVNTHGFYTLYANIDGYKFDKNETGEKTLLDRWVLSRLNSVTIVVGEALDDYDFTKAAKALEKYVDEVSNWYIRRSRDRFWEEGMTESKKAAYHTLHEVLVQLSQLMAPYTPFLAEDIYQNLTGESVHLAYFPKVDEGVVNAQLEKDMDAVLQVVELARGVRNTEAIKTKQPLSELVVIPVNPEQGKALEEYSSIIRDEINVKEVVVKQSSDDLVRYEVKLNFRAAGPVLGKNVGTVKGYLEKLSDEEAAQVVQDEKVVVPTGDGEVEVTMDLLNVERVADSGLSMGSNQDFHVILDTTITEELRLEGLAREVIRVIQDERKKQDLPIDLRVDIALGGDTDIKEAIKQNEGLIRENVLVKELTVGEKEAMKEYTVGENQLKLALKK from the coding sequence ATGCGTAGTGTGAATACTAAAGAAGCGGCTTTAGACCGCGAAAACCGTGTCAAAGATTACTGGAATTCAGAAGACGTATTCAAGCGCTCGATGGATGAGCGCGAAGGGAAAGAGACTTTTGTCTTTTATGAAGGTCCTCCCACAGCCAACGGCCTCCCGCACGCAGGTCATGTCCTCGGGCGTGTAATCAAGGACTTTGTTGGACGTTACAAGACGATGCAAGGTTACCAGGTTCTGCGAAAAGGTGGCTGGGATACCCATGGTCTGCCTGTAGAGCTTGAAGTAGAGAAGCAGCTTGGCATCTCCGGAAAGCAGCAAATTGAAGAGTATGGTGTAGAAAAGTTCATCGAAAAGTGTAAGGAAAGTGTCTTTAATTACGAAAAAGAGTGGCGAGAATTCACAGAATCCATCGGTTATTGGCTCGACATGGATGATCCATATGTCACGTTGCAAAATCGTTACATCGAAAGTGTTTGGTACATCTTAAGCGACCTGCATAAGCGGGATCTTTTGTCTAAGGGACATCGCGTCACTCCATACTGCCCGAGCTGTCAGACGACATTGAGTTCCCACGAAGTGGCTCAGGGATATGAGGACGTGAAGGATCTATCTGCAACGGCGAAGTTCAAAGTGAAAGGGACTGAGAACGAATTTTTCCTTGGCTGGACGACAACTCCCTGGACTTTGCCGGCAAATGTCACATTAGCGGTGCACGCTGATCTTGATTACATCAAGGCGAAGAAAGACGGCGAAGTGTTTATTGTCGCTGAAGCATTGGCTGAGAAGAACCTTGGTGAAGAATATGAAGTCATTTCCAAACATAAAGGGAGCGAATTCAAAGATGTAGAGTACGTCGCACCGTTCCCATTCGTGAAGCCTGAGCGCGGTCACTTCGTTGTCGAAGCAGATTTCGTCAATGCCGATAGTGGTACGGGTGTCGTCCACATTGCACCTGCTTATGGTGAAGATGACTATAACTTAGTGAAAGAGTACAATCTGTCCTTCTTCAATGTCGTTGATGGTCAAGGTCGATACACAGAGGACATCCCGCCATTTGAAGGACGTTTCGTCAAAGATTGTGACGTGGACATCGTGAAATATTTGGCTAATGAAGGCCTTCTTTTCCATAAAGAGAAGTATGAGCACAGCTACCCGCACTGCTGGCGTTGTGACTCACCATTGCTTTACTACGCAATCGAGAGCTGGTTCATCAAGACCACTCAACTGAAGGATCAGTTCCTTGAGAACAATCAGCAAGTTGATTGGCATCCAAGCCACATCAAGGACGGTCGCTTCGGTAACTTCCTTGAAAACATGGTGGATTGGAATATTGGACGTAACCGTTTCTGGGGCACACCGCTCCCAATTTGGATCTGTAATTCTTGTGATCACCAATATGCGCCTCATAGTCAGGCAGACCTTCAAGAAAAAGCGATTGGGGATGTCGGGGATGTCGAATTGCACAAGCCATATGTGGACCGTGTACAGCTGCAGTGTGAGAAGTGTGAAGGCACAATGGACCGTGTGCCAGAAGTCATCGACGTCTGGTTCGATAGTGGTTCCATGCCTTTCGCACAACAGCACTATCCTTTTGAAAACAAAGATCAGTTTGAAAAACAATTCCCGGCAGATGTAATTTGTGAAGGAATCGACCAGACACGCGGTTGGTTCTACAGCCTGCTTGCTGTGTCTACGCTGTTTACTGGAAAAGCTCCTTATAAACGTGTCCTATCAACCGGCCACATCCTTGATGAGGAAGGCCGCAAGATGTCCAAGAGTAAAGGGAACGCCCTGAACCCGACAGATCTCGTAAGTAAATTCGGTGCAGATGCTTTCCGTTGGGCATTACTCGCTGACAGTGCCCCTTGGAACAACAAACGCTTCTCTGAACGAGTGGTTGTGGAAGCTAAATCCAAAGTAATCGATACACTTGTCAACACACATGGCTTCTATACCCTTTATGCCAACATCGATGGTTATAAGTTTGATAAGAATGAGACAGGTGAAAAGACGCTGCTTGATCGCTGGGTCCTTTCCCGCCTCAACAGTGTAACCATAGTCGTTGGTGAAGCCTTGGATGACTACGACTTCACCAAAGCAGCAAAAGCTTTAGAGAAATATGTCGATGAAGTAAGTAACTGGTATATCCGCCGCTCACGTGACCGCTTCTGGGAAGAGGGCATGACAGAGTCTAAGAAAGCAGCCTACCATACCCTTCATGAAGTATTGGTACAGCTTAGTCAGTTGATGGCGCCATACACGCCGTTCCTGGCTGAAGACATCTATCAGAATCTGACAGGTGAAAGTGTCCACTTGGCTTACTTCCCGAAAGTTGATGAGGGTGTAGTCAATGCTCAGCTTGAAAAAGATATGGATGCTGTCCTGCAAGTGGTTGAACTTGCACGTGGCGTCCGTAACACAGAAGCCATCAAGACGAAACAACCGCTTTCTGAGCTCGTGGTCATCCCGGTAAACCCAGAACAAGGAAAAGCGTTAGAAGAGTACAGCAGTATCATTCGTGATGAAATCAACGTGAAGGAAGTGGTCGTTAAGCAATCTTCCGATGATCTTGTTCGTTACGAAGTGAAACTGAACTTCCGAGCGGCTGGCCCTGTGCTTGGTAAGAACGTAGGGACGGTAAAAGGCTATCTTGAGAAGCTGTCTGATGAAGAAGCGGCTCAAGTCGTTCAAGATGAAAAAGTCGTCGTGCCTACAGGGGATGGAGAGGTCGAAGTGACGATGGACCTCTTAAATGTTGAACGTGTAGCTGATTCGGGATTATCAATGGGGTCGAATCAGGACTTCCATGTCATCCTTGATACGACAATTACAGAAGAACTGCGACTGGAAGGGCTGGCACGTGAAGTGATCCGCGTCATCCAGGATGAACGTAAAAAACAAGACCTTCCGATTGATCTTCGTGTCGATATCGCTCTTGGTGGAGATACAGACATTAAAGAAGCAATCAAACAAAATGAAGGACTGATCCGAGAAAATGTTCTTGTGAAAGAGCTTACGGTCGGTGAAAAAGAAGCAATGAAAGAGTACACGGTCGGTGAAAACCAACTGAAGCTTGCTCTTAAGAAATAA
- a CDS encoding cytochrome ubiquinol oxidase subunit I has product MDIVVMARALFGTSLGFHIIYATIGVGLPVMIIIAEVMHMIKKDSDYALMAKRWTKGFAILLAVSIASGTIVGVMISLLFPDFMEIVGQVIALPFQMEIFAFLIEAVFMSIYLYAADRLPPTLRLISIISVALGATASAILITDVHAWMNTPAGFSITPDGEVTDVNTWAAFFNPSFGVTAVHVTLSAYMTVAFLVASIAALRLMKRRISTAERNYHKKALSIALYFGALMSLATAINGHETAQMLHEYNPRKLAAAEGLFETTRYAPLSIGGYTSLEDQRVKYAVEVPSGLSFLAGDRFDTEVIGLNEYPEELWPPLYIHILFNVMVGIGSVLILVAFTALFWKLILKKELPNWLLATLVVSGPLAMIAIEAGWCFSCIGRQPWTINDVLRTEDAATKSNSVGFLFYLFMTLYITLLFVTGFVMKYYFKRNPVSNDLSSQPH; this is encoded by the coding sequence ATGGATATCGTCGTTATGGCCCGCGCCCTGTTTGGAACGTCTCTCGGCTTCCATATCATTTATGCTACTATCGGTGTCGGATTACCTGTCATGATCATCATCGCAGAAGTCATGCACATGATTAAAAAAGATTCAGATTACGCTTTGATGGCGAAACGATGGACGAAAGGTTTTGCTATTTTGCTAGCTGTGTCTATTGCATCAGGAACCATTGTCGGTGTTATGATCTCCCTACTATTTCCGGATTTCATGGAGATTGTCGGTCAAGTCATTGCCCTGCCTTTTCAAATGGAGATCTTTGCCTTCCTTATCGAAGCGGTCTTCATGTCCATCTATCTGTATGCTGCCGATCGCCTTCCACCCACCCTGCGCTTGATCAGTATCATTTCTGTAGCGCTGGGAGCGACCGCTTCGGCCATCCTTATCACAGACGTTCACGCCTGGATGAACACCCCTGCCGGCTTCTCAATCACTCCAGACGGGGAAGTGACGGACGTCAATACGTGGGCGGCTTTCTTCAACCCAAGCTTCGGGGTGACAGCTGTCCATGTGACTCTTTCCGCCTATATGACAGTAGCATTTTTGGTTGCTTCCATAGCGGCGCTAAGGCTAATGAAAAGAAGAATTTCCACAGCAGAGCGTAATTATCATAAAAAAGCACTCTCGATCGCTTTATATTTCGGTGCATTGATGTCTTTGGCGACAGCGATCAATGGTCATGAAACGGCCCAGATGCTGCACGAATATAACCCTCGTAAATTAGCGGCTGCTGAAGGACTGTTCGAAACGACCCGCTACGCCCCTCTTTCCATAGGCGGCTATACCTCCCTTGAGGATCAGCGGGTCAAATACGCTGTCGAGGTCCCCTCTGGATTGAGTTTTTTAGCGGGTGACCGGTTTGATACAGAAGTGATCGGTTTGAATGAATATCCAGAAGAACTATGGCCTCCCCTTTATATACACATCCTTTTCAATGTGATGGTCGGCATCGGTTCTGTACTGATTCTCGTGGCATTTACAGCCCTGTTTTGGAAGCTTATCTTAAAAAAAGAGCTGCCGAACTGGCTGCTCGCTACCCTTGTCGTCAGTGGTCCACTCGCAATGATCGCGATTGAAGCCGGCTGGTGTTTCAGCTGTATCGGACGACAGCCATGGACAATCAACGACGTACTGCGTACAGAAGATGCCGCCACTAAATCAAATAGTGTGGGCTTCCTCTTCTATTTGTTCATGACTCTTTATATTACGCTATTATTTGTCACCGGATTTGTCATGAAGTACTACTTCAAACGGAATCCCGTGAGCAATGATTTGAGTTCCCAGCCCCACTGA